The sequence GGCCAGAGCCTAGAGATGACTTGTTTTCACTGAGACTTCTCTAGCGTGGCAAGACCACGAGAACAGCCGCCTTCTCCAGCGGCGCGTCGAGGTCGGAGCAAGACAGCAAGCAGGCGAGTGCGCGCATGACGCCAACCTGTGCCTTTGAGCATGACGATGTAGTCGGTCGTCTCCTCCAGCAGCCCCTCCACTGGCATCTCCTTGTCGCCTGGCACCAGCTGTCGCTCTACTTCTTGGCGGTTGGCGAGAAGACGAGCATCTCCGGCTTCATAGCCACTGACACACCAGAGCTGACCATTTGCACACGCGCCCTGTACGTTGCGGATGCATCGGTGCCGACGTTGGTTGCCGTGCGAATCACCATCCTGGACTGGTTGCCTCCGTAGAGCACCACGAAGATGGACGGGGCAACAAGTGGTAGTGATAGTGGCAGGTGGCGCGAGCATATGGCAGTCGCAGTGGACGAGTGGTGCTGGGCTCGTGCTAGCCTAGCCCGATAAGACCCGTCATGCCTTCGTGTCGGATCTATACCTAGCTGAAGGTGACTTGAGCCAGTCCGACCCGGCATGAACAGCTCCTCAAGCCATTGTAGCACGGCCTTTCGGGCCCGAGGCCTGAAGGGGGGCGGGCTGGGCCGATCCAATTCCCAGCTCTCCATGCGCATGCACGCGTGAGACTTGACCCCAAGCACATGCGAGAGGATGACAAGTCGATCACTGTCAACCACAATAACTCACTACGACGCCGCCGTTTCCTGCTCCTCCTGTCGCTGAGGCAGTCTTCACTGGTCACTTTGACCGATCAATTGAGCTCCATGAATGCATGGGATGCGTGCTCTCCCTGTCGCCCTTGACACTGACAGCGTGACGAACTGGCCTGCATCATCGCACCAACACACAGCGACCTCCTATAAAAGTAGCAGCATCACTCGCACAGATCGATCCGCATACGTATCGCGCTGAGCGAACACACAAGCTAATGGGTTCTTGTGTCTCGCTCTCGTGCTTGCCGCCGTCGGCAGCAGCACCGGAGGTCGGGCAAGTAGCGGCCACGGCCAAGGTCGTGGATCTGGACGGCTCCATGGCGCAGTTCGCGGGGCCTGCAGCCACGGCGCGCGAGGCGCTGACGGGAAACGGACGCCGCGGCGAACCTTGCTTCGTCTGCAGCTCCGACGAGCTCCGCTTCGACGCGCCCGCCCGCGCGCTGGCCGCGGAGGAGGCGCTCCAGCCGGGGCAGCTCTACTTCGTGCTGCCCCTGTCCATGCTCCGCCGGCGGCTGTCCGGCAAGGACATGGCCACGCTCGCCGTCAAGGCCAGCACGGCGCCTGCTGCCGACGCCGGTCTTGCGGTATGGGGAGGAGGGTATGGGGCGGCCGGCAAGCGGCGGCGAACCGCGCGAGTGGCTCCACTTGTCGACGTGAGCAACAAGGAGAACCAGTCAGAGGGTGCCTCCTGGAATCACCACGCGTACAGGGCGTACGGCGCACACAAGACGGTGTGCGTCGACGGTGATCGGACGGTGGGGAAGACGAGACATGGAGCTGGACGTCACGGAAGCGGCGCTCGGGCTCGGCAATATCGTGCCGGCGTGGAAAGGTTAAGCGCCATTGCGGAAGGCAGCGAGTGACTCGTTGGCCTACATCTTCGAAACACACTATATAAATTAGTGGCATACAAACAATTTTCTCCCAAGTTGATGAGGAGAGCCATACATGTACGTATATATAGTGTGTACAGGCAGTTTTGATTCTTTGATGTATTACATATAGATGTAATGTTAATTTGGGTTATGGAAGTGCAGCATTTGCCGTTCAGTTGTGATTCTGTTGCTCATCGTTTTGCCTGGAGATAACCTAAATGGCTGTAGTTTTGTTTCTGTTGGTGAACATTAATCGTCTTGAGACAGATTTGCCATGGCTACTTGGTTTGAGTCTACCCGGTCTTATGTTCTAGTTGGACTCGAAGTTAGGCCTGCCTCTCCtgtttatagtttttttttgttgaggtTGTTGGAAAACTTCTGCACGCTTCGTCGGAGTCTGATCTGGATGTAAGAAATGCTATATTCTTGATAATGGATATGGGTTTCCcgtgtttggaaaaaaaatcagtcgTGATTCATCCGTGCTCTTTTGGGCTTGTTCTCGCAGCACACAACCACAGACGTACCAGTGCAGTGCAGCAGGGCTACGTACGCGCGCGTGCGTTGAAGAGTACGGAGCGAACGGCAGGCCGGCCGACGCGCCCGGGCGGCGACGCACGCCCGAGCAAAGCAGAAGTGCAAAACAAGCAAGCCCGATGTGTCGTGGATGGCAAGAAATGCTTGCTCGAACCGATCAAATCTAGTAGTACTGTAGTTTTGTGGGCACGACGTGACATGTCAGTCTGCCTTGAGCACTTCTGTTTCGATTTCGACCGTGAACTCAAGTCGATCGAGTTGATTCTATTTAGACTATCTTCCGTGCATACTTAAAAATTCAttctctataatattattataatattttttaatactattacaatattttttatttttttatctctaacaactactctattttctaccttctattactctctaCTTCTTCCTTCAGACTCATGTACATCCTCTGTAAACAGTGTTAGAGTCCCCCTTTTGCATTCGTAAATTTGCTACCGTCGAAAGGACTCCATGTCACTATGCCGCTCATTGCCGATCCTGCTGGAGCGCACGCCCGGTCGTGCCGATCGGCATCCGTTGCAGCATAAGGATACGAATTGGCAAAGCCGATCCTACTGGAGACGCCCTTAGTATTCATGCTATCCTGTATTGCTACCTTGTTAGTCACTATACTTGTCACTTATGCAGCTTCAATCGTTAAGCTAGCTttcagttttttattttgtaaatGTGGATAGGAGAAAATGAGTGGAGAGGAAGATTAGAGCTAgctactaattttttattttacagaTGTAAAGAGGAAATTTGGATAGCTATCTCTTCAACTCTAAGCATAAAGCATGCCTCATTTCAACATCTCTATTCTCCGTGAGGTAtgagaaattaaaaataataaaatttatataaaatttaaaaaatatgctcTTAGCTAGCAGGTAGATTTAACTATTAGAACTGAGTGGACAAGTGGTACAACCGGAGTGGTGGCATGTCCATCAAGCGTCTCCTGCAACTGCATTCGGAAGAAAGAACAGTAGTGATCCTGGACATTCAGAAAAGTAGACCATGGAAGAAGCTTCAAGATCTACTACGGTTTGCATTGCGTGCGGGATCAAGGATCTCCGAATGATGAGACACCCCGCCCTGCTGCGACCGTCCCGATCGATCTTCGCGCGACCGTGCGGCGTCCCGCCTGTTTCAGTCCCCTGACGCGAGCCGTGACGGTGCGCAGCCGCCGCCACGACACATCTCGCTGTCTCTCTGCCAATCTGTCTGCCTACCAATCGGCGCCAATCACAGCGAAAAAACTAGAGATCTAAAACCCGAATACACgaattattaatatatttagACCAAGGCCAACGAATTTCCTTTGGATGAAAATCTCGTTGCGAAAAGATTTTTATTTCGTTTCAACgtttttccttcacggttctcATTAAGAAGAGATTCTCAAGTCTATTCTTTTTAGATaagattctctctcatttcttttCACGATTTCTATCAAAAGAGAgttattggagatgagagaaaataaagtgaatagaaaaaaaaagaatatgaaaagaaattaaatgaaggaaatatagttgaagatgatcttaaatTTAAATGGTATATATATTTGAGATTATATCTAAGACACGAAATGCACATGTTTGGATGGGCTATAGTAGCTTCGCCCCTGGTCAATCACCGGATTGCATTGCAGCGGACAAAGCAGAGTGTACCACGGAAGTCCTGGGGAACGTACGTACGTCCGTTGAAGATTAATCGTTCCTGGCTAGTTTTGACCGCTCAACTGAGCTGCAGTGCTGTCCTCAGTCCTCTAGCCTCGCTCGTTGATGCTGATTCCGATCACACATGCTACCTTATCACACTTTCAAGGCTACCAATCTGCTTCCATGTTTACTTTTCAGAAATTTGGATGGCCTAATGCACATATGCTGGTGCTGAAAAATTCCGAATACAATTTAGAGCTGCTTTTGCTATGAGCTTCCGGCCAACGATCTTCCAAATATACGGAGCCAGAGATCAGTCATGTTAAGTATTCTTCTGACATGCCATAGTCATTAAGCTCATACATGCTTCTGCCCAGTACAATGAAACAACATCAATTTATTGATtatttattataatatttttaatttttttattcgtTGAAAATCCTTATGGACGAGTTTGCAAATTGAGTTCTGAACTAGTCGCAACTTGTGAAGTATAGAAGACGATCAAATTCGAGTTCGCGCTGGTAGATACCATCGAAGAGAAAAAATACAGTTACGAAATGGAGtaattcttttttattcttctaATTGATTGCAATTAAATCAAACTCAaccttttcttaaaaaaactttttttttctgcaaagGAGAACAAAAATGAATCAGATCACGTAAAAAGGTAGTAGCTCTGTGACACCCATGAATATGACGAACATcgacgattttttttttaactttcatCCGGAGGTATCGAATCTTTTCTGGAGATGAGATTGTAGGAGCGCCCCATTATGAACCGCTAGGAGTGTGATTAGTTGCCAGCAAAGGTTTTGCTCATATGGATCATATATATAGGTTGAGAAAAAATAGATTGAGTGAAATTATATTTATCGAAAAGAAGAGTATTTTGTCGGTTGTATCTATCTAGATAATTTGAGCTGAGTTTCTATTTGATTAATTAAATCTGAGGTCGTACGAGTGGATGCAATAGTGAGACTGTGATTAGTTACtcgtataaagatgattttatgataaTGATAAGTGGACCCACCTGTATGAGCAGATGCAGCTGCAAATCAAGCTTTCCTCGCGGATCAGGCTGCGGACGTACATTTACATCTATCAGGACATGTTAGAACAGTGCATACGAGCAACCAAGCATATTTCTCTCTTAGGTTATATGTTTGTTTGGTTACTTCACCTATGCGGACCGTATGTGCAGGCTTAGGAGAAGTATGCTAAACaaaatcatatttgttaaaagaaaaatattttgttagttgTATATGTCTTGAGAGACTGAGCTAAATTTCTGTTTGATTGACCTAATCTAAGATCGCATGAGTAAATACAATAGTTGAGATTATGATTAATTGCTCAAATTAATAGAATTTTGTAACACTGATAAGTGGGTCTGCTTGTATGAACGGATGCATGAGTCTACATCCTCAAGTCAGACTAAAGACGTATATTTGTATCTACCGAGCCAGACTGGAACAATAGGCACGAACTAAATTTGAGGATGGTCACAACATTTACTAATCAGTATTTGCATCTAGttgtgctaactctatttcatcgataaggagaTAGCATGCAATAACATATTAGACATACAAAATATCAATAATGTTTACATACATTCCAAAACTGCTGATCAAGATTCAAATGTTTTTAGTCAAGATTAATCGAAAGGAATACCCTCGCTTGAGCCCTAGAGACTCGACAAAGGCAAGGATCAGAGTATCAACGCTTTGCATAATATTTGATGCCTCCTCTATTGAGCATCTGAACCCCTCTGTCACTACTGACACTTTGAAGTCGGggttgtagctcttgaggagaTCAAGCATAGTCTTGGCACTTATGGAGGCCGCTAGGTTCATGTGGTCGAGGGTTTGATCTTTCAGCTCTTGAAGTATTGTAAGTGCAGTGTTTCACTCAGCAGCCATGGTATCCCATTCGGCGGCAATGATGTTCTATTCAGCAGCCATGTTGTCCCGTTCGGCAGTTAGGGCCTTTCGTTTGGTTCTTGCAGTTTTCAGATCGCCTCTGAGCTTTTCCTAATATTTGGAGTTATCATAGATGGTTTTCATCGTGTCATTAAGGAtagcttctttttttcttaagaAGGATTCAAGGActataaaatcaaataaaaatcaataagTTTCCTAGTGATTGAATCACATGTGTATCGTCAGAGGGTAGACTCTTGTTcaattctttctttcttggcaCCCAAATTCTTTTGACAATCGTTGTGATCGATTTCTATATATCGAGCATTGGCAGTGGCAATCTTGACACCTACAACCTAGAAGAGATCCTCTATCTCCGTCCAAATATCATCAGTTGGAGTTGATGCTGGGATCTTGGCTTCGTTGGCTTGTAGGTTTGCTTTAGGTGCGTATGTGGATTCCTCTACTCGAGGAGGCGGAAGTGGCACGACAAAAGAATCCAGGACTAGCTGGTTGGCTGGGTCActttcttccttctccttcaACTTCTCTGGGCATGGCAACCTACCATCTACTGGCTAAGAAATAGGCAGGAAGACTGCAAACCAAGACAAATAATCAGATCTATCCTTGTGGCGACTAGGATACGGGCAAAAACACTCGACTTCTTCCTCTTGATTATTACTTTTCTCTACATCATACCGGCAACTTTGATCGGTTGTGCTGAAGGTAAGGTTTGGGGGTTTGATGAAGCCAAAGCTACCATCTCCTTCAGGAAATCAGCACGTAATGACTTATCATCATTCTGGACTTATCGAGTGAATGCTCAGAAGAAAGACCAATGTGAAGGGAGCAACTCGATAAAGGTTACCTTTCTTACCAAGTCATCAGATGTGTCGGCTACTGGAGGAGGCGATCGAGGAGTGGCTCCGGCTGTCTCCTGCAGAAAGGCCACCCATATAGACTAAGCGTTAGTGTGAAAGTGCTCGATAGCCAAAGTAGTAACTAAATAATCACTTGACAACTTGATGTTAGTACTAGTTGGCTTCTTCTCCGCGTGTGCCTGAGGGACACCGGACCATATAGCGGAGACGATCTCTTGGATCGAAGAGACTCTTTGGCCCCTTGTCCAACTGGTGTTTTTCTCTTGTCACCGATGACAAAAGAGGAAGTGCCATCAAGATCAAGGACCTCAGTTGGGAGGATGTGCTCTTAATGAAAGACTGAGACCTGGAATAAAAAAGTCAAGTCATGACGAGTAAGCAATAATCAATGCTAATTTCTTACTTAATAGAATCCCCATCTCTGGTCGAGGGTTCGCAAGGGAGTAGGGCTGTACAAAGCATTCTTGTGCTTCTTCAGAGAAGAGTTTGCCCAATCGAGCAGCAATATCTGGAGGAGACAGAgctataaaaagaaataaaaatgtcACTCAAAAGAGCTTAACTGCGATAACAGAAGCAACAAATTGCTATATAAATTTTACCTCCAACCGCGTCGTTGGAGCTATCCTTGTCTCCAGAATACTCCCAGGCAAAGTGATCAAGCACTTTCAGTGGGCTCAAACCTTTGACTTATGAAGTCTTTGGGCACATGCCATCCGGTTAAACCACTCTACCTTAGATCGCAAATCTTATTGGCATAGTAGGCAGTATGGTCGGACTCGTGGTGCTTCTTTGACCAGGATAGACTGATTTAGGGAGGAGGCCCTTATACACTAAGGGGAAATGGACTCGATTGGGGTTAGAAACATAAAACCaatgttttttttccaatctttcTACCAGAAGGAGATTGGCAAAGAAAGATCAACAGCCCCCCGATCCCCGTTCCCCGacggggaattcccctattaggggacggggatgggatcATTTTTTCCCCCACGGGGAGTTTAATGGGAaaaaaatccccccccccccgtcaggGATGACGGGGGCAGGGATGGTTCCCCATCCCCCGTCCCCGTTTCCCCCCGGGCCCCCCGAATATCTATAAGCTTTACTTGTATTGAGCTGGGCTTACTTAACTCCAATCGGTCCAGCCCGAAAATTCCTGCCTAACTCCAACCGGCCCAGCCCAAAAGTCCCTAACACTAAAGTCCTGTGGCTGGTCCTCCACTCCTCCACGAGTCCACGTCTCCACTCGGCCACTCCCTCACCCAGCCGTCAGGCGCCCAATGCCCCAGCGACACGCCTGAGCCCAGCGCCCCAACGGCACGCCTCCGTCAGTCCGTCGCACTGCCCCTGGCCGCCAGCCGCCTAGACGAGTAGGCAGTAGGCCCGCCAGCCGCCATCCCTCTATCGCGCTCGCGCACGCACGCCAGCAGACAGCAGCAGGCCCCGGCCGCCGTCCTATCGTCGCGCTCGCGCACGCATGCCAGCAGGCAGATGGAGGCCCGCCGGCCGCTGTCCCTCCCCTTCCGCTGCAGATGGAGCAGATCGACGCCGTCATGGCTTCTCCCTCCTCACCGTTGAGCTCCAACGGCGACAACGCAAGGTGAGAAGcgagctcccccccccctccccagtCCTCCTCGTACCTTTgtattcgagttcgagtcgtcTCGCTGCGCCGTTGTGTAACTAACCAACGTCCGACGGTCCACGCGAAGGAACGCTAGCAAGGACCGGCCACACCTGCTCCAACCGACACAGCACTCGACGCCGCGATCGCTGTCGTACCCCTCGATGCGCAAGGTGCTGCACTTGCACCTGTCATCATCGCGCCTCGTAGCACTAGTGGGAGGGTTCTTAGTGAGCACCATAGCCGGCTCACTCCGGAGATCTTGGAGGCACTAATGTGTTCACAAGATTGGATACGCAACAAGTATAAAGGTATATATGTTGTATATTTCCTATTCATTCAATTTTCAGTGTCATGGTTGCAATGTAATTATTGTCATCTTGTGATTGTGTTTTGTAGATGATGATAATAATGACAAGCCTGAAACCTTTTGGAGTTGCCTTCAAGAGATCCCAGAAAAGATGGAGGTGATGTTCATGTTTTGTTACAGTAGCAAAATGCATGTTTACTCATTTCCTTGTTACATATTTGAGGACAAGAAGTCAAGAATGCATGTGCTTTTGTTGCCTTGTTGCTTCCTAGCTGTTCTGAGGACAAGAAGTCTTAAGACTCAAGAATGCATGTGCTTTTGTGCTTTTGTTGCCTTATTGCTTCCTAGCTGTTCTGAGGATAAGAAGTCAAGACTCAAGAATGCATGTGCTTTTGTTGCCTTGTTGCTTCCTACCTGAACATCCTTAAATCTATAATTATCTTAAAACTTGTAGTGTTGCACTATTGCTGTTGCTCTCTCAGTCTCTCTAGAACTATATCCGTGTGAATTGTGATGTTATTATGATGTTATGATGAACTGGTGCTCTTgttaattgttattttttttttcttgcctgTTGATCATGACTCATGAGCAATGTCTCTGTTGAATGTTGATCATGGCTAGTATGGGTGCTTGGAGCATTGACCAGTGGTCTGGTTCAGTGCCAGGCCGCAATGCCAGTTGACCAGCTCCCATCCAGATGTGTTGTCAACTTGCCATCAAacagatttttaaaatttttgatgTTGAGATCTTGTTTTGATCACCTACTTGCAAGACCAACTGATGATATTTCCTTCTTGATAGCGGGAACGGGGACCCTGTCGGGTACCCATTCCCCGCGCGGGGGTGAGGATGGGAGAATTTTTTTCCCCCGCGGGCGGGGACGGGGGAAATTTCCCCTAATCGGGGACGGGTATGGTTACCCATCTCCGTAGGAATTTTCCCCGTTGACATGGCTACTTGTGCGAGAAGGTTGACGGTGAGAGCGAGGAAATATTGCTACAGTTCAGGATTGTACGGGTAAATAGTTCGAGCTAAACGTCTATTTGGTAACCACTCCAGTCTCTATGGTGCCTCGATCGGTGTAAAAGGTGGGATGATGACATTGGGCGAATCTCTGCCCACCCGTCTGCGCGCATTAAATGCTCTTATACCAAACGGTTCAAATTCCgaatgttttttttaactctactcagagtcggGTGTCGATTAGTTGAGTTTTAGTCCTTTTTATGAGTCTTGAGTGC is a genomic window of Phragmites australis chromosome 17, lpPhrAust1.1, whole genome shotgun sequence containing:
- the LOC133897706 gene encoding uncharacterized protein LOC133897706, whose translation is MGSCVSLSCLPPSAAAPEVGQVAATAKVVDLDGSMAQFAGPAATAREALTGNGRRGEPCFVCSSDELRFDAPARALAAEEALQPGQLYFVLPLSMLRRRLSGKDMATLAVKASTAPAADAGLAVWGGGYGAAGKRRRTARVAPLVDVSNKENQSEGASWNHHAYRAYGAHKTVCVDGDRTVGKTRHGAGRHGSGARARQYRAGVERLSAIAEGSE